From the Saccharobesus litoralis genome, one window contains:
- the bioF gene encoding 8-amino-7-oxononanoate synthase, with amino-acid sequence MSFLTFQSQLQTSLDARHKQALYRQRYASVPRGRTVVIQGQSYLNFSGNDYLGLSLHPDIQDAYAKGADIYGCGSTGSALINGYHAIHQDLEHKLADWLGYESVLLFSTGFSANSTLLKTLFDKHDLIIQDKLNHASLIDGGLASEAKTIRYKHNDMTHLANRLEAHAQNKVIVSEGVFSMDGDSAPIKDIQLLAKKHDALTMIDDAHGIGVNGQQGQGTWHCQNAQRPDILMATFGKAFGLAGAMIASTQPVTDYLVQFSRSYIYSTAMSPAQATAISKAVDVLKSEAWRREKLASIIARFRANLAHEKVSLLDSTSAIQPVIIGDAAQAISVANRLREKGIWLTAIRPPTVPENSSRLRITLTTEHTIEDIDYLTKTISQVCNES; translated from the coding sequence ATGTCGTTTTTAACATTCCAATCTCAGCTTCAAACTTCACTAGACGCTCGGCACAAGCAAGCTTTATATCGTCAACGTTACGCCAGTGTACCGCGTGGCCGCACGGTTGTTATTCAAGGTCAGTCTTATCTTAATTTTTCAGGCAATGATTATTTAGGCTTGAGTTTACATCCCGATATTCAAGACGCTTACGCCAAAGGTGCTGATATTTATGGTTGCGGCTCTACAGGTAGTGCCTTAATAAATGGTTATCACGCAATTCATCAAGACCTAGAGCATAAATTGGCTGACTGGTTAGGGTATGAGTCAGTTTTACTATTTTCAACAGGCTTTTCTGCTAATTCAACATTACTAAAAACGCTATTTGATAAGCATGATTTAATTATTCAAGACAAGCTCAATCACGCATCTTTGATTGATGGTGGTTTAGCGAGTGAGGCAAAAACAATACGTTATAAGCACAATGATATGACGCATTTAGCCAATCGCCTTGAAGCGCATGCGCAAAACAAAGTTATAGTGTCAGAAGGCGTGTTTAGTATGGATGGCGATAGTGCCCCCATTAAAGATATTCAATTATTGGCGAAAAAGCATGATGCATTAACCATGATTGACGATGCGCATGGCATAGGTGTTAATGGCCAGCAAGGTCAAGGAACTTGGCATTGTCAAAATGCACAGCGACCGGATATTTTAATGGCGACATTTGGTAAAGCGTTCGGTTTAGCTGGTGCTATGATCGCCAGTACTCAACCGGTTACTGATTATTTAGTCCAATTTTCTCGCAGTTATATATACAGCACGGCGATGTCTCCTGCGCAGGCTACTGCTATAAGCAAAGCCGTTGATGTGTTAAAGAGTGAAGCTTGGCGCAGAGAAAAGTTAGCCAGTATTATTGCAAGGTTCAGAGCAAACTTGGCGCATGAAAAAGTATCATTATTGGATTCTACTTCTGCTATTCAACCTGTCATTATCGGTGATGCAGCGCAGGCGATTTCGGTAGCTAACCGATTGCGAGAAAAAGGGATCTGGTTAACGGCGATCCGTCCGCCAACCGTTCCTGAAAATAGCAGTCGATTGCGTATTACGCTCACCACTGAGCACACAATTGAAGATATTGATTACTTAACTAAAACTATTAGTCAGGTGTGCAATGAGTCCTAG
- a CDS encoding methyltransferase domain-containing protein, whose amino-acid sequence MSPSLQPEQKVRIANAFSKAAKAYDQIARLQKSVVKHVCKLAKQSLSDNSSQPLRILDLGCGTADLATQLEQEISCFDYVGVDIAPGMLEVAKSKMTTKGYQRDFVLADIENLPELGQFDLIISSLAIQWCDIKLVFSQFEKHLKKNGCFVLSTLLDGTLAELNQTWLKLDETRHINQFLAEDTLRHKLQAISSLTSNVLSCVEELSYPNVLSIMHELKGIGANEVVNSDKQRKLTKAVLRQLEELYPTCNNEKVVSWHIAYIKGQLKNI is encoded by the coding sequence ATGAGTCCTAGTTTACAACCTGAACAAAAGGTACGTATAGCTAACGCGTTTAGTAAAGCGGCTAAAGCCTATGATCAAATAGCCCGCTTACAAAAAAGCGTTGTTAAACACGTTTGTAAACTTGCAAAACAATCGTTGTCTGATAATTCATCGCAACCGCTACGTATTTTAGATTTAGGCTGCGGCACGGCTGATTTAGCAACTCAATTAGAGCAAGAAATTTCATGCTTTGATTATGTTGGAGTGGATATTGCGCCTGGTATGCTTGAGGTCGCAAAAAGCAAAATGACGACAAAAGGCTATCAACGCGATTTCGTTTTAGCAGACATCGAAAATTTACCTGAACTTGGCCAGTTTGATTTGATTATTTCAAGTTTAGCCATTCAATGGTGTGACATTAAATTAGTATTTTCCCAATTTGAAAAACACCTCAAGAAAAATGGCTGCTTTGTATTATCGACCTTATTAGACGGCACGTTAGCCGAGCTCAATCAAACTTGGTTAAAACTGGATGAAACCCGCCATATTAATCAATTTTTGGCTGAAGATACGTTACGCCACAAATTACAGGCGATCTCCTCACTTACAAGCAATGTGTTAAGTTGTGTAGAAGAGCTAAGCTATCCTAATGTTTTATCAATTATGCATGAGCTTAAAGGGATAGGTGCCAATGAAGTGGTTAATAGTGACAAGCAGCGCAAGTTGACTAAAGCGGTTTTACGTCAGTTAGAGGAACTGTACCCAACATGCAACAATGAGAAAGTGGTCAGTTGGCACATCGCGTATATCAAAGGTCAATTAAAAAACATTTAA
- the bioD gene encoding dethiobiotin synthase: MRRIFVTGTDTDVGKTVVSAAILAKMSEANIDCAGFKPISAGCEQTSQGLRNEDALMLQHNSKRHHPYHLVNPIAYLPPIAPHIAAQQTQTAITTNDLNEYLNHWQAAAPELLLVEGAGGWLLPLGEGRATLADWVVENRMDVVLVVGCKLGCLNHALLTVKQIESSGLTLSGWVANVGLNPMSELDANIAYLKEVIDAPLLGVVPQLEDIKSAKEYIDINPLIV; the protein is encoded by the coding sequence ATGAGAAGAATATTTGTTACCGGAACAGACACAGATGTAGGTAAAACCGTCGTTAGCGCTGCAATATTAGCAAAAATGTCTGAGGCTAATATCGATTGTGCTGGCTTTAAGCCTATATCGGCAGGTTGCGAACAAACCAGCCAAGGCTTGCGAAATGAAGATGCACTAATGTTGCAACACAATAGTAAACGTCATCATCCCTATCATTTAGTCAACCCCATTGCTTATTTACCACCAATAGCGCCACATATTGCAGCACAACAAACCCAAACAGCAATTACAACAAATGACTTAAATGAATATTTAAATCACTGGCAAGCCGCAGCGCCTGAACTATTATTAGTTGAGGGTGCGGGTGGTTGGTTATTACCACTTGGTGAAGGGCGAGCAACCTTAGCTGATTGGGTTGTTGAAAATAGAATGGATGTTGTCTTGGTTGTCGGCTGTAAACTCGGCTGTTTAAACCATGCTTTATTGACTGTAAAGCAAATCGAATCCTCTGGCTTAACTTTGTCGGGTTGGGTGGCTAATGTTGGCTTAAACCCAATGTCAGAGCTTGATGCGAATATTGCCTATTTAAAAGAGGTGATTGACGCGCCATTGTTAGGTGTTGTTCCTCAATTAGAGGATATAAAAAGCGCCAAAGAATATATAGATATTAATCCACTGATAGTGTAA
- the pgm gene encoding phosphoglucomutase (alpha-D-glucose-1,6-bisphosphate-dependent), which translates to MALHERAGQPTQAQDLTNIPRLVSEYYLNKPNPEDVTQLVSFGTSGHRGCSFKYTFNDAHIAATSQAIAEYRQAQGYTGPLYIGMDTHALSECAFATAIEVLVANGVEVVIQAGRGYTPTPVISHAILKYNAGKDSGLADGIVITPSHNPPTDGGFKYNPPNGGPADTDVTNGVQDRANELIAAGLSGVKRIAFDDAIKQVTEYDYVKPYVDDLDQVLNLKAIADSGLTIGVDPLGGSGIAYWDVIAETYGINIKKVNDAVDPTFSFMRLDKDGKIRMDCSSPYAMSGLIALKDQFDIAVGNDPDYDRHGIVTRSSGLMNPNHYLAVAINYLFQNRDGWDKSLAVGKTLVSSSMIDRVAKSLDRELKEVPVGFKWFVDGLFDGTCGFGGEESAGASFLRKDGTAWSTDKDGIILALLAAEITAVTGKDPGQHYQELTEKFGAPVYKRSDAPATREQKAVLKNLSADDVEASTLAGEPIIAKLTHAPGNGAAIGGLKVQTENGWFAARPSGTEDIYKIYCESFLGDEHLAVIASEAQEIVNQTFKKAGL; encoded by the coding sequence ATGGCATTGCACGAAAGAGCGGGTCAGCCGACTCAGGCACAAGACCTTACTAACATCCCTCGTTTAGTTAGTGAATATTATTTAAATAAACCTAACCCAGAAGATGTGACACAGCTTGTTAGCTTTGGTACATCCGGTCATCGAGGCTGTTCTTTCAAATATACATTTAATGATGCTCATATAGCGGCCACTAGCCAAGCTATAGCAGAATACCGACAAGCTCAAGGCTACACGGGCCCTTTGTACATTGGTATGGATACACACGCTTTGTCTGAGTGTGCATTTGCAACGGCAATTGAAGTCTTAGTTGCCAATGGTGTTGAGGTAGTCATACAAGCGGGTCGTGGCTATACGCCGACGCCTGTTATTAGCCACGCCATTTTAAAATACAACGCGGGTAAAGATTCAGGTTTGGCAGATGGCATAGTTATCACGCCTTCTCATAATCCTCCTACAGACGGTGGTTTTAAATACAACCCTCCAAATGGTGGGCCTGCGGATACTGATGTTACTAATGGTGTGCAAGATAGAGCAAACGAGTTAATCGCTGCTGGTTTATCCGGAGTAAAACGTATTGCTTTTGATGATGCTATCAAACAAGTCACAGAGTATGACTATGTTAAGCCATACGTTGACGATTTAGATCAAGTTCTCAATTTAAAAGCCATTGCTGATTCAGGCCTAACTATTGGTGTTGATCCATTAGGTGGTTCAGGTATTGCTTATTGGGATGTTATTGCCGAAACCTATGGCATCAATATTAAGAAAGTGAATGATGCTGTTGATCCCACTTTTTCATTTATGCGTTTGGATAAAGACGGAAAAATTCGTATGGATTGCTCGTCGCCATATGCTATGTCAGGTTTGATTGCGTTAAAAGATCAATTTGATATTGCTGTCGGTAACGATCCAGATTACGACCGTCACGGTATTGTGACGCGTAGCTCAGGCTTGATGAATCCTAATCATTATTTAGCTGTAGCCATTAATTACTTATTCCAAAACCGTGATGGTTGGGACAAATCATTGGCTGTGGGTAAAACTTTGGTTTCAAGCTCTATGATTGACCGAGTCGCTAAATCTTTAGACCGTGAATTAAAAGAAGTGCCAGTCGGCTTTAAATGGTTTGTTGATGGCCTTTTTGATGGAACCTGTGGATTTGGTGGTGAAGAAAGCGCGGGTGCGTCATTTTTACGTAAAGACGGTACGGCATGGTCTACCGACAAAGACGGCATAATTTTAGCGTTATTAGCGGCAGAAATCACAGCAGTGACAGGGAAAGATCCAGGTCAGCATTATCAAGAGCTAACTGAAAAATTTGGTGCACCTGTTTATAAACGTTCGGACGCACCAGCAACACGTGAGCAAAAAGCAGTTTTGAAAAATTTATCGGCAGATGATGTTGAAGCGAGTACGTTAGCCGGTGAACCCATTATCGCTAAGTTAACTCATGCACCTGGTAACGGGGCTGCTATTGGTGGTTTAAAAGTACAAACCGAAAATGGCTGGTTTGCTGCTCGCCCATCAGGTACGGAAGATATTTATAAAATTTATTGTGAAAGTTTCTTGGGTGATGAGCATCTTGCTGTCATTGCCTCAGAAGCACAAGAGATTGTGAATCAGACTTTCAAGAAGGCTGGTTTATAA
- a CDS encoding glycogen/starch/alpha-glucan phosphorylase: protein MTTTTKPRRTAKTTATKEVATSKTATAKATSTTTAKKAPAKRTTKAAAKTTTASKTTASTTTKKAPAKTSTKKPAVKKTTSRKSPAKKTDNVFVDPKEKFNVTTAELKDMIVKHLHVTQGTDENKANEKAWFNATAAAINEVIFERVTKTQKTHFGQDTRAVHYLSLEFLMGRLLKNNLCNIGLMEKASEALSELNQDFNAIAEEEPDLALGNGGLGRLAACFIDSLATLQLPAIGYGIHYEHGLFHQTFQNGRQVERPDSWREYGNPWEICRPESVQEIPVYGYVETKYDDEGKMVKEWHPGRIIKGVPWDVPIVGYGANTVNVLRLWESRASDFFNWDVFNAGGYLDSQVENVQAETISKVLYPNDETAQGKELRLIQQYFFCACSIKDIIRRYKRAHGNDWSKFVDQVVVQLNDTHPVVAIPELMRILMDRVGMEWDQAWDICQGVFAYTNHTLLPEALEKWSVALFEKVLPRHLEIIYEINSRFLNGICEQAFPGDDAVKAKLSIIEEGRQKMVRMGNLAVIGSFKVNGVAQIHSALVKSDLFPEFNQIWQDKFTNVTNGVTPRRWLKSCNPSLSALIDEYADVDWPVNQDKIRAIEDLAEDAKFQKRYMDIKHQNKVELAKVIKELTDIDVDPTALFDIQIKRLHEYKRQQLNLIHIMALYRRLLQNPDYDMPKRVFIFGAKAAPGYYLAKEIIYAINKVADRVNNDSRIKDKLKVVFLPNYRVSLAEKMIPAADVSEQISTAGKEASGTGNMKLALNGAVTVGTLDGANIEIAEEAGEDNVVIFGLTVDGVKQLRAEGYNPWDYYYSNEELKAVLDWFDTDYFTPGKPGELSEVKRSLLDNGDHYLCLADFASYSDAQKKIDQLYKDKKTWAKMAILNTARMAKFNSDRSIQDYVDNIWKLEPAKVS from the coding sequence ATGACGACGACCACTAAACCTCGCCGTACAGCAAAAACCACAGCAACTAAAGAAGTAGCTACAAGCAAAACGGCCACGGCAAAGGCGACATCAACAACGACAGCTAAAAAAGCGCCTGCAAAGCGTACGACTAAAGCCGCTGCGAAAACCACAACTGCGTCAAAAACAACGGCCAGCACAACCACTAAAAAAGCACCGGCAAAAACGTCAACTAAAAAGCCAGCAGTTAAAAAGACAACATCACGCAAGTCGCCAGCTAAAAAGACGGATAACGTGTTTGTTGATCCAAAAGAAAAGTTCAATGTGACCACAGCCGAATTAAAAGACATGATTGTGAAACATTTGCATGTCACACAAGGCACAGATGAAAATAAAGCTAATGAAAAGGCTTGGTTCAATGCAACCGCTGCGGCGATTAATGAAGTGATTTTTGAGCGTGTGACTAAAACTCAAAAAACGCACTTTGGTCAAGATACCCGCGCAGTACATTATTTATCGTTAGAATTTCTAATGGGACGCTTACTAAAAAATAACCTGTGTAATATAGGTTTAATGGAAAAAGCGTCAGAAGCTTTATCTGAACTCAATCAAGACTTTAATGCGATAGCGGAAGAAGAACCCGACTTAGCATTAGGTAACGGTGGTTTAGGGCGGTTAGCGGCCTGTTTTATTGACTCATTAGCTACCTTACAATTGCCGGCAATCGGTTATGGTATTCATTACGAGCATGGTTTATTTCATCAAACATTCCAAAACGGCCGTCAAGTAGAGCGCCCTGACAGTTGGCGTGAATACGGTAACCCTTGGGAAATTTGCCGCCCTGAATCTGTTCAAGAAATCCCTGTATATGGTTATGTTGAAACTAAATACGACGATGAAGGTAAAATGGTAAAAGAATGGCATCCAGGACGTATCATTAAAGGTGTGCCTTGGGATGTGCCAATTGTTGGTTATGGTGCCAATACGGTAAATGTTTTACGTTTGTGGGAAAGTCGCGCTTCTGATTTCTTTAACTGGGACGTATTTAACGCAGGCGGTTACTTAGATTCACAAGTCGAAAATGTTCAAGCTGAAACCATTTCTAAAGTTCTTTACCCTAATGATGAAACAGCTCAAGGTAAAGAATTAAGACTCATTCAACAATATTTCTTCTGTGCTTGTTCAATCAAAGACATTATTCGTCGTTATAAGCGTGCTCATGGTAACGATTGGAGCAAGTTTGTTGACCAAGTTGTCGTGCAATTGAATGATACACACCCTGTTGTCGCGATCCCTGAATTGATGCGTATATTAATGGATCGTGTCGGTATGGAGTGGGATCAAGCTTGGGATATTTGCCAAGGTGTATTTGCCTATACTAACCACACGCTTTTACCGGAAGCGTTGGAAAAATGGTCTGTCGCATTATTTGAAAAAGTGTTACCGCGTCACTTAGAGATCATTTATGAAATTAATAGTCGTTTCTTAAATGGCATTTGTGAACAAGCTTTCCCTGGTGATGATGCCGTTAAAGCCAAATTGTCTATTATCGAAGAAGGTAGGCAAAAAATGGTGCGCATGGGTAACTTAGCGGTTATCGGTAGCTTTAAAGTTAACGGAGTTGCACAAATTCACTCAGCTTTAGTTAAGTCAGATTTATTCCCTGAATTTAACCAAATTTGGCAAGACAAATTTACTAACGTGACTAATGGTGTTACGCCTCGTCGTTGGTTGAAATCTTGTAACCCTAGCTTATCTGCTTTAATCGATGAATATGCTGATGTCGACTGGCCGGTAAACCAAGATAAGATCCGCGCTATTGAAGATTTAGCGGAAGACGCTAAGTTCCAAAAACGCTATATGGATATTAAACATCAAAACAAAGTTGAATTAGCAAAAGTAATCAAAGAGTTAACGGATATTGATGTTGATCCGACTGCGTTATTTGATATTCAAATTAAACGTTTACATGAATATAAGCGTCAACAACTTAACTTAATTCACATCATGGCGCTTTATCGTCGCTTATTGCAAAACCCTGACTATGACATGCCTAAACGTGTATTTATATTTGGAGCTAAAGCCGCACCAGGTTATTACCTAGCTAAAGAAATCATTTACGCGATTAATAAAGTTGCGGACCGTGTTAATAATGATTCACGCATTAAAGACAAGTTAAAAGTGGTTTTCTTACCTAACTATCGAGTATCACTAGCAGAGAAAATGATCCCAGCTGCTGATGTATCTGAGCAAATTTCGACAGCAGGTAAAGAAGCTTCGGGTACAGGTAACATGAAGCTAGCGCTTAATGGCGCTGTGACAGTCGGTACATTGGATGGCGCAAATATTGAAATTGCAGAAGAAGCTGGCGAAGACAATGTGGTTATCTTTGGTTTAACCGTTGATGGCGTTAAGCAACTTCGCGCAGAAGGGTATAATCCGTGGGATTATTATTACAGCAATGAAGAATTAAAGGCGGTTCTTGATTGGTTTGATACAGATTACTTTACTCCTGGTAAACCTGGTGAGTTATCTGAAGTTAAGCGCAGTTTGTTAGATAACGGTGATCACTATTTATGTTTAGCTGATTTTGCATCTTATTCAGATGCTCAGAAGAAGATCGATCAACTTTATAAAGACAAGAAAACTTGGGCTAAAATGGCTATCTTAAACACAGCTCGAATGGCCAAGTTTAACTCAGACCGCTCTATTCAAGATTATGTTGATAATATTTGGAAGTTAGAACCAGCCAAGGTTTCATAG